The DNA segment TAGGAAATAAGCTCATTCTGGAAAACGAGCTTCATAATGCTTGCCTCATAGGTTGTGGTGACAATTCTGGGGTTTCTTCATGATCACTCCCAGCATGATGACCGCATACAGGAGGCACCCCCTAAACAGACCTTTCCTTTCCCACCCTACTCCAAGGGCAATGCCACAGGGAGGGCCCTAAGCAAGGTCAGGGGCTTGCTTGGCCCCACACCCTGCCTTACCTGCTTGTCTGGGTCCTGGTGGCATATGGCGGGCAGGGCTTGTCCTCTTGTGTGCTGGACGCAGCTGTGGTCCCTGACAGCTCCTCATAGGTGAATATGGCACAAAGCCTCTTCCAGAGACAGCAGCTCACCCAGATCAatagcagtagcagcagcagccccCCAGCGAGGCCCCCGATTACCAGGGCCACCTGCTCTGGGGGCAAAGACCACTAGGACTGTGATGCCTGGAGAAAGCCACTCCCCTTCACACCACGGACCTGCTGGGGGCAGGATTTGGGCAGCAACCACATGCCCTGAGTTGGACCCCAGGAGAGACATAGAAGCAGGCTTCCTGTTCCCTTGGAAAGCAGCTGGCCCTGGACTTGAGATTCTGGCTGAAATGAACCATTTTCTTGTGCTTCTGAGTAGAAATTAAATCCGCTCTTACCAGAACCTTTATCTTCCCTGGACTCCTATTCAGGCTTGAGAGCAAACCCGAGTGTGGGCATCATGTAGGTAAGGAAAGCCCAGGAAGGGGTGATGTcctggtttgcattcccagccCTATCCTTTGGGGTCCTGGAACCCGCTGAGAGGCCGAACTCACGTTTGAATTCTGTAACTGTCTCTACAACCCAATCCCTTGTTCAACCCTCTATCAAGATGAACCCTCTTAGGGGAGTCCGCTGGAGACAATGGGAGTGTGGATGAAGAAAAGGGCAGTGGACGTGAGAAACGGAGACACAAGTACCCTTTGCTGCCTGCACCCCTACAATTGCGGGGACCTGGCAGGATCCACTCCCGTTTCAGCGCCCTCTCTGGGACGCTCGCTCCCAGGCGCCTGCTGCCTTCCTCTGACAAAGAAGGGGCCTCCTTCGGGTCACGTGCGGACACGGGGCTTCCGGGGCTCTGGGGTCTGGACGAGGGGAGTGGTGAGGAGACACTCCCCCCCACCTTCCTGACCCCCAAAGGTCCTCGAGGGGCAggcctccctctccacctcttccCGCGCTAGGAGCCACAGGCAGGTGCGGGCGGCGCCCCaccggggcagggggggcggggggaattgGGGGCCGAGGGCCCCCGACGCCGCGCTGGGGGCgcgggtggggaagggggcactTACCCGCCATGACACTGCTCGGCGGGCTGCCGGGGCTGGGGCGCACTGGTCTCCGCGCCTCCACTCGCCGCGGGGCAGCCTTTTAAAGCGCGGCGGGGCTGTCGGCGGGCGCGGGGGCGGTCCCTCGTCGGGTGCTGGCGGCAGTCGGCGGGGAAGGGAGCCCGCCCCCGGAGGCCGCAGCTCCGCCCCGGCCAGGCCCGGGTCGCTGACGAAGGGGGAGCCGCCGGTGAGCTCCAGGAAAGTGCAGGACTCTGGGCTGCGcggctggggcggggtggggtgcgAGGGCGCCCCGCTCTGGGAGGGCAGCGCCAACGCCTTGGCCGCCGAGTCTGAGGGAGGGCTCGGCACCTGGCCCTTCACGCCCGGCCGCCTGGACACGCGACACGCGGGTCTAGGAGTGCCACTCCATCTTCCGCGATCCTCTGCAGGCTGTGGctgcccccctcgccccccctCCCGGCTCCCCCCATAtctctttcccccccaccccgggcctgcGCCCACTCCTGCTCCCGAGGCCTGCCGGGCTTCCAGGTTGGACTCTCCGCGCGCGGTCCCGGGCCCCGGCGCCGCCTGCCTGACCGCGGGGGGCGAGGGGTGCGGGGCTGAAATTCACAGGTCCGCCATGGCAGCACACAAAGTAATGAGGCGTTGGACAGCCCGGGTTCTGCAGCGGGACCACCTGGGTTCCTACCCTGGCTCCCCACTAGCCAGTTGTGACACTGGGGAAAATTTCCTTCTGGGCTCCCTGTCCTCAATTGGGTTAGTAATAGTAATCTCTCTGGGGTTAAAGTATGTAATGGACACGGCTTAGAATGGAGGTGACTTGGCCCCACGgtgcgcggggcgggggggtggggaggagtgggtGGTGCACAGTGCGCGCCAGCCACCGCTATGGTGATTATCTGACTCAGGGTGGCGTCGCCTGGATCCCCTGGACACCCGCAGCCCCTATTACTGAAATGCTTATTATCAGACCGCGGGGGCAGTGCCAGTCGGGACTAGTGAAGGCAGCCAGAGCCTTGACCAGAGGCTCCGGTCCTCTGCCAGCTTCCACCCGGCGTGCATCCCATTGGAGGACGCGCACCCTCTTGGCGTCCCATGCAGTGTCTCTGCGGGGTGCTCTGGTGGGAGCATCTGAGACCTTGAGGGGGCGTCTGGAGATGGGGACCgaaatgaatatgtgtgtgttggtgaggtggggtggggggagggtcggTCTTGTTTTATAGCCTTGAAGGTTTTGACCAAAGACCCACTCTGGGCCCTGCTCCAGCCTGGCATCTGTGCCCATCCCGGTAGGGAGGAGGCTGACTAGACAAGACGGACAGCCCACCAGGCTGTCAGTGTGCAGTTCCACCCTGCCCAAGCACTGCTTGACCCGAGGCGAGGCGGGATGGCGAGGTGAGCCTGGGTCCCCCTCATCTcgcaggggcagggggaagagtgGCTCTTTTCTTTCCGGGGTCTGGTGAGAAGGCGGGTCCCTGCATCTCTGTCCAGTAGGGCATGCCTCTCCACTCCACCCCGGAAGCCTGCTGGGAGTCTGCTGGGAACCTGGTGGAGGCAGGGCATTTTCCTCCACCAGCCTGCCCCCTCCTGCATACCATTTTGGCTGGAGTGTCTGGAGACCTGGGACTCTGACCTTTGCTTCTGCTGGGCTGGTGATATCTCAGGAAATGGAGTCTGGGTCTGCCTCAAAACCTCCTCATCTTTGCCCTCACCTCTGAGTTGAATGTCtgttagtttcctgttgctgctgtaacagatGACCACAAATGTAGTAGCTAAAAACACAAATGTAGTCTCTTACAGTCTGAAGTCAGAAGGCTGAAATGGGTCTGCAGGGCtgtattccttctggaggctggaggcaaATCCACTTCGCAtcctttcccagcttctagaggctgcctatGTGTGGCTGCTTCCtttatcttcaaagccaacagcaGCATTTTCTAACCTCTCTGAATCCAAGTCATGTTCACATCAACTTTCCtacctccatcttttttttttttttaacgtttatttattattgagacagagagagacaaagcatgaacgggggaggggcagggagagaggagatacagaatcggaagcaggctccaggctctgagccatcagcccagagcccaatgctgggctcgaacccacggaccacgagactgtgacctgagctgaagtcagacgcttaactgactgagccacccagacacccccttgCCTCCATCTTATAAGGACCTTTGTGATTTTGTGGGGTCCACcctgataatccaggataattatcccatctcaagatctttaccTTAATTGCCtctgcaaagtcccctttgccatGGAAGATAACCCATTCCCAGCTTTCAAGAATGAGGACATGGACATCATTGGAGCCAGAGTGTCCACAGAGCCCTCTGGGAAGGGATGGTttacattctctctccccctgctgcTTAAAGCTCTCAGTGGGCCCGAAGGCTAGGACCAGGCAGCTAGCAAAGCCCACATACCCCCTTGCGTGGTAACTTTCCAGTTGCCATGAGCCTCTTCCTGGCTGCTTCGCCTGTCCTGGTTACCCCTGACAGGGCATGGCACCCATCCACACCCAACCACCTCCATGATTGGCCCCAACCTGTGTGAGTGGGTACTTCTGGAAAAGCGAATGCATTGTGGCCACTCTGGCCAGGTCCGGAGCTGGCcatcctccccccagccccatgcTGTGCTTTTCCAAGGCCTCCTGGCTTCCtatctgtttcctttcctcaCCACCTACCTCCAAGCCTTGGCTCGCTCCTGCCAGCTCTTCTTCCTCAGTCCGTCTCCATCAACACCAAAACCTTCTCCCAGGTCTCCGCCATCTCTAACCTGGAGCACTGCACCAGcttcctctctgctcttcagACTCATCCCTAAACCCTCTCCTCAGCTTATGTCTTCCAGGCTCCCCTCCCTAGTCTCACCTGGATGCCTCCCCACTGCCATCCCTCTGCAGTGCTCACAGCCTGTGACGATtaccccaccccactctccccaGCAGACCGGGACCTCATGAAGGCAGGGAGCCATGCCTTATTCAGCTCAGCGTCCCAATATCTGCCTCCAGGACCAAGCTGTGCTGAATGGTGGATGAAAGGCTTGCACCCTCAGGATGAGCTGCCTTCTGATTTCTGCCAGTGTTATCCATGCATCGCACACACCCTGGGCCCACACTTCAGGGCCCACCAGGATCTCTTTCCCTTGCCCTGGAGACCAGCTGCTGGGTCCTGCACTCACATTGCTAGCTCGGCCTGCAAGCACCTTATGTGTGCACCCAGCCCTCCGAATTTTGAGTCTTTGTTCCTCCACAGGAAGATGAGAGCAAGTGTCAGGGGAGAAGCTCACCTTTTTGCTGCTTCTTATGTTTTGGGCATCACAATGCAGGCTCAGCGTACATGACCCGTTGAGGCCTCCATTGTGTCAGCCCTGCAGAGCTGGGGCCGCTgcttcagatgaggaaaccacaTCAAAGAGGTTCCATGGACTACCCAGTAAGTGGTAGGCTAGACTCAGCTCCTGGACCCCCTCATTCCTTTCCCCCCACTGGCCAGCTGAGGGGCCCAAGCAAGGCCCCAGGAAACTACTTCCTGTGGAGATGACTGTGAACTTAGGCCAAAAGCCACAGGCACCGTGGCCAGTATCCCCTCTCTCCACTGGCCCACAGGGGCTCTGAGCCCtgctggcctggagcctgctcacaTAACAATGGCCTCCAGATCTAGCTGCAGCCGTGGCCCTGCTTCCTGTTTTCAGATCTTTCTCCTCCCTAGGTCTCTGGGAGCTGGGAAATCTGGAAACAGTGGCAGACAAGGTTTCTCTTTGCCGTGGCCAAAAGGAAACCATATTTCAATTGGTGAAAGCATTCCCAAGGAGGGTTGCAGGAAGTCCAAGTGTTTAAAGGCCTGCAAATGCCTGCAGGTGATTAATAATTCAGTGCAATGGATGATTCAAGAGAAAGGCCACTTTCAATTAACCTTAAGAATCGGCCCGTCTGAGGAAGTGTCGTCTCTTGTCAcctaggaacagagagagagaccagagcagGATAAAGGCCACTCCGAGAAGCATGTGGAAGACTGTGTTTCTCACAGTTATGTAAATTCCACCCTGGTCAGCCCAGATCTCTCTCTGTGAGGTGTGGAAGCGTTCTCCCCACACCAGCATCATAGATTTTCTCTGGTTCCACTACATTGGCCTTACTTTCCTATTTTTGAGGAGATTGGAGGAAATAACTTTCCATATCGGGTCATAAGCTTCTGCCTTGTCCCCCACTCTACCATGCTTGTTTCAAATATGTCCTGTCCTGTGGACAACCACTCGTAGTCCTAGTATGGGGCCCAGAACCCCTGGCTCACTCCTGCCTCCTGGGAGTTTTCTCTGCTGCCCTGCGCGGTTCTCCCTCCTTGCTGCCCCTGCTTGGCAGCTTTTCTCTCTACTGGCAACAATAGCCTGCCTTTTCTTCTCAGGAACTACCCTCTCCCCTCTTTGCTCACATGGTAGCTGAGGGAAGACGGTCTCTTCCCTTTGCCCACATCACCGGTTCACCCTTGTTCCGGGGCCTTGCACATGACCCAGGCCAGGCCACCCAGTGTGCTTCGTTCCCTGGGGCAATGAGATGTTTCACTCTGGAATTTTTGTGGAATCAGCATTTGTGGACACTTCCTTCTTTGCAGGCCCCGTGGAGCTGGAGGAGCTCAGTCCGGGGTGGTTGGGAGCACTTGTGTGGAGGAGGGTGTGTGAGACCAGAGTCAGCACAGGAGCACAGAGTAGGGTGGGAGGTTTCATGATGCTGTCTGACCCCTGGTCCTGGAACCCTGGCGGCCATCTCTCCCCAGATGgttcaataaattaaatttaaaaaaaatttttttttcttaagcccGTATGAGGTGATTTCTGCCACTTGCAATTAAGAGTCGTAATTAATCGTTAACAGAGGCAGGCCACGAATGGGTGGGCAAGGTCTGTGAGCCTCATTCCCATCTCAGTCAGGTGGAAAGTGAGACTCGGGGGTGATGAGTTGCCTGAGGCCACTGAGCCAGGAAGTGACTGGCCAGTCTTGACACCAGCTGCTCTGTCTCCTGACCACCAGCATTGACCCTCAGACGATGCAGAAGGCAGGGATGGAGGCAAGGCTTGTCATTTCTGAATTGTCACCTCTGGCCCTGCTGCTGTCCCAAGGATTGTTGGCCTCTCGGGGGCGGGGTCTAATCAGTCAGGGCTGTTGTGGCCAATAGCAGTGAATTTATTCCTCAGCCCCCGgtgcccaccccacctcctccagctTTGTTGCCAACACCAGAACCCACACTCTGTCAGGGCAGCAACACAGTGGGGCCCGGGGATGAATCTGAATGGTCTGGGCCATATTCACAGTGCTCTCGGCCCCCTTTGCTGGGTTCTGACTCGATGAGCCATCTTTGCAGCTACGGGTGGCCCCGTGGCAGTGTTCTAGCCAATGAGACACGTGAGGACACCTTTCAGGGGGCTGTTgggaaatactttaaattttttttttattttgatgtgtcaAGGTGTTGATGTTTTGGCGAAGATACGAAGAAGTTTGCTATCAACTCCAAAGAGGGGTGATAGAGATGCAGATTTTCAAAGGTGGCTGAGAAccagccacccagctgtcccactGGGGGAAAGACAAGCTGAGCgagtggaggggagagacagGACTTTGGCAAAGGTTGGAGCTGAGAAGGGGACCCCCAGCACGGGGGACGGGGCGGGTAGACATATCCCCCTCAAGCCCAGAGAATGCGTACCTGAACAGGACCACTCTGAGAGCTTGGTTTGCATCCCCAGAAATTTGGGATTCCTCTGAAGCTTCCTCTCCCACTGCAGTGATGGGTTCGGGGAGACACAGGCACAGGGACTGACCAGGGCCAATGAGTGGCAACATCAGTGTTCCTACAGTGTTGGGCCAGAGGCTCTTCCCGAGGGCCTTGAGTCTTGCCAGGGAGTCTGTTTGAAAGAAAAGAGCCTGACCAGCGGCTGATGCACACAGGCATTTGTGGCTTTTGGCTTGAGGTGGTGCAGGCAGAGTGACAGGTGCGTTGCTGCTGTATTGGGAGGCAGGTGCCCTCcctctgatgggggggggggcgggtcaaAGACTTGTTGACCTTAGGGGTCAGATCAGCCACTCATGGTGGGAGTGTGGGCCTGGGGAATTGCCATCAGCCTGATCCAGGTACTTGTCAGGATGGGGAATGTGTGGCACGTTCCCCATGACTAGAGGTGAGCCATGTGATCGAAAGAGCCACTGTGCCATTGTCTCAGACCCTGCCCCAAGCCTGCCCGGAGCTGATGGGACCacagcagaggggaggaggaggtgagctTTCTAGGGGCTGAAGAGGGAGCAGGTGGCTTCAGATTCATATGCTGGGATCAGGGACTACagctggagctgggggtggggacggcGAGGTGGGGAGTGTCAGTGGCAGGGGACAGTCTGTAAGAGACTTTTGAAAGTGCCCATGATGGCAGTAAGCCTCTTTGAGATCCAGAAAGCATAAAGCCATCTTATGGGACCATCAAGAAAGAACTTTCcatatttcttccctttcctctctccatgTGCTCTGACCTCAGGAGTCCGTGTAGGCAAGGTGCAGGAGGAGAGAAGGTGCTGACCATGCCGCTGTGTCAGAGACCAGGGGCTTGTCTGAAGCTGGCCTTTgctgtgggagggaggaagacttAACTCTAACCAAGTTGTCAGGTATGATGACTATCCGGGCTGGGCCTTCTGAGGACTGGGCCCAGACTGTTGAGGGACAgaatgagggggggaggggtaacCTCTGTTGGATGTTGCTCCGTTCCAGGTGTGACCTCCATGTGGAGTTTAGGGCTCTCCTCtatcctcccccttccctcctcccttctcgcAGAGAGATCACGTGACCATGGACAAGGCCATTTTATTTGGCTTCAGTGCTTGCAGTTGGGCTTTCGCTATGacaaggaaatgaattaaaaGTGCTGAGCATGGGGGGAAGGCTGTTCCTTGGCGACCTTGTGTGGCAGATTAAATTTTTGGtcccagggtacctgggtggctcagtcagttaagcgtccgactcctgattttggctcgggtcctgatctcacggttcatgagattgagccctatgtggggctcctcgctgacagcttggagcctgcttgggattctgtctctccctccctctctctgcccctccaccaatctctctttctcaaaataaataaacttaaaaataaattgttggtCGCAGGCCCTCTCTTCCTGGTTACTAGTGTTGCACTTCCCCATCCCTGCAACATGATGGGGAAGCATACTTCCCTACCACTTGACTTTGAGCTTAGCCATGAGACGAGCTTGGGCTGATAGAATGTTAGCAGAGATGATGCAAGGCTGGAAATGCCTTGTCCTCTTGAGCTTCTGGCACTGTGGTAAGGAGAGCATGCCCCAGGTAGCTGCTGGCTGCAGGCCAGTGAAAGATCTGTGGGGTGGCTCCAAACCCAAGTGGGAGCCTGGAATCAATGGGCCCACCCTACACCAGCTGACCCCAGCCAACCCCGCAGACATGGGCGGGAGATACAAACTCTCGTGGATGATTGCCATAGAGATTCTGTAAGCGGCAAAAGTTGACTGAAATACACTCTTTTTGTTTACTAGAATGAAACCAGAGTGATGAGCTGAGCAGGGCTCACTTCTGGAGGGCTATACTCTATCTCCTCTTCCACAGTTCTTGAAGTTGGGGCCCTGGGGTGGATGGGCTTGCCACTTCTCCTTACTGGCTGACTTTGGTCTTCTCTGGATCAGCTTTCATTGTCGAGGGAGTGATAAAGTGCTGAGGCCTGGGTGGTGGTAGTGGgcttaggggagagagagaagagagcttgGGGAGGACATCTGGGGTTGTTGTAGCACAGCATCCTTTTTCCTTCTGGTAGAATGGTACCCCAGTGTGTTCTGGGAGAGCACCTTTCTCCTGTCAGTGCCAATGGCTCAGGTGTGGTTGACTCATCCCTCTGCCTTGATTCCTCTGAAGCTCCTTCTCCTGCTGTAGTAATGGgtccagggagacacagacacagggacTGACCAG comes from the Panthera uncia isolate 11264 chromosome D2, Puncia_PCG_1.0, whole genome shotgun sequence genome and includes:
- the LOC125933131 gene encoding synaptotagmin-15-like, with the protein product MSLKSREEAGAVLQVRDGGDLGEGFGVDGDGLRKKSWQERAKAWRGNQDRRSSQEEAHGNWKVTTQGATTFVVICYSSNRKLTDIQLRGEGKDEEVLRQTQTPFPEISPAQQKQRSESQVSRHSSQNAPHPSPPAVRQAAPGPGTARGESNLEARQASGAGVGAGPGWGGKRYGGSREGGRGGQPQPAEDRGRWSGTPRPACRVSRRPGVKGQVPSPPSDSAAKALALPSQSGAPSHPTPPQPRSPESCTFLELTGGSPFVSDPGLAGAELRPPGAGSLPRRLPPAPDEGPPPRPPTAPPRFKRLPRGEWRRGDQCAPAPAARRAVSWRVSAPFPTRAPSAASGALGPQFPPPPLPRWGAARTCLWLLAREEVEREACPSRTFGGQEEQVALVIGGLAGGLLLLLLLIWVSCCLWKRLCAIFTYEELSGTTAASSTQEDKPCPPYATRTQTSRPPGVPFVVPPSFQDRDWVPLNSGEWAQVPRDPCPAPELLPHTSSSNLGEPPRPCVVGNTGIVGTINPELYKFLDDTSETDFPEGCLGRLWFSLEYQQEAERLLVGLIKARRLQGPSETCSPLVKLHLLPDERRFLQSKTKRKTSNPQFDEHFIFQVSSKSITQRVLRFSVYHVDRQRKHQLLGQVFFPLKNETLAGDCRRLIWRDLEAESLEPPSEFGDLQFCLGYNDCLRRLTVVVLRAKGLQLQEDTSFVSVCVKVSLMNHNKFVKCKKTSAVLGSANPVYSETFSFKADPAELDTASLSLTVLQGTEGEKSHALGRVVVGPYMYARGKQLEHWNEMFSKPKELVKRWHALCRTTEP